aaagtttcacttttgtgaaggaagaaaaggattaaagaaaaaaatagaggttCAGGGAGTGTATCCATAAGGAGGCAGGGCTGTTTAGAGGTGACTCTAGGAAAAAAAGCCAGTGTGCAATAGTTACCcagttttaaattacagatttctATGTGTTACCCTCTGTGCACACACgtaactcttccatttaccagcTCAAGGAGGAATCTTCATTCCTCCTGGGATATTTGACCACAGAAATAAATGGTTTTGTTCAGCTGAatgcaaagataaaattattgtcatttgttttggGCCTAAGAATTACCATGTTTTTAAGCAGATAAATTGTTTAACTGGAATAAGATGatcttactctgtgtgtgtgtgtgtgtgtgtgtgtgtgtgtgtgtatgtgtatgtatgtgtttaatcTTACTGTGCCCAGGAGTCCACAtagtcattttaaatatttgagggaCTTATACACAATTAATTTGGGTTTGAattgttgtttgtctgtttgaaCTCTGATAACCTTAGGGGAAAATTATTCTTGTCTTCCCACTCCTTTAGTTTAAATGAAATTGTCTTAGTAACCAAAATGTCTGAGGTTGATATGGATACAGGTTGCTCGCctacttaaatataatttatgtacTGACAATTTCTCCCCTTCATTCCCACGATCCTCTAAGACCCCTCACATTGTGGCCCCGTGAACCTTTAGGGTGAAGCAGCTGGAGCATAGCCTGGCGGATCGTTTTGGTCTTCAAGCTGTAAATGATAGGGTTCAGTACAGGTGGTAAGAGCAAATAAATATTGGCCAAAACACTACAGATCACCTTCGAAGTGGTGCTAAGGAGGCGGTGTGTAAAGGACAGGCTGATCATAGGCACATAGAAAACAGTGACAGCACAGATGTGACACACACAAGTGTTGAGAGCTTTTTGTTGCTTCTTGGGGGCCACGATGCTCAGGACAGTACGGATAATCAGGACGtaggagaaaagaatgaacaatAAGTCAGTACCAGTCATGTAGAGCTGAAGAAACATGCCCCAAAAGCTGTTGATCCAGGGGTTGGAATATGTGTATCTGATTATATCTGGGTGGTAACAAAATGGGTGGGAAAGTTCCTTCCCTCCCTGGAAAGATACACTCTTCAAGGCTAGAACAATGGGAAAGATGAAAATCACTTGTCGTATGCAGATGAACAGTCCAATCACCAGGATCCTCTTGTCTTTGAGGACAGTGGCATATTTCAGTGGGTTACAGATAGCCATGAAGCGATCAAAGGCCATTGCTGCCAGCACCGAGGACTCCAGGAAGGAGAAGCCATGTACAAAGAACATTTGAATGAGGCAAGCTTTAAAACTGATTTCCCGGGCATGAAACCAGAGAACCCCAAGCACAGTGGGAAGGGTGGAGATGGTCAGACACAGATCAGCAGCTGACAGCATGGAGAGGAAATAGTACATGGGCTTGTGAAGACGCCGCTCAACAATGATGACTAGCAGGATCATGCTATTTCCCAAGAGAGCAATGATGTAGAGACAGCAGACAGGGATGGACATCCAGACATGAACAAGTTCCAGCCCAGGGAATGCGGTAAGGAGGAACGTTGAGGGGGAGGATGTGGTGTTATTGAAAATCACCATGCTGGGTTGAGGATGCACCCTGAAAAGAGAGACCACGATAATTGTGTTTGTCATGTTGACCCTTTTTTCAAGCACTACCTCTTTTATAAACTCTTCCCAAACTACACAGTGTGTCTCTGTATTCAAAACCCGCACTTTAATTATGGTACCTATCACACAACTCTACAGtatcttaaatttttcttgtcagACCTGGCCCCATTTGTTTTCCTCTACCCTCTCCCAGTTATCCAATTACAACCATCAGTCTCTCTAGGTTCATCCCCACCCTATTGGCCAGACTAGCCCTGACTTGAAGTAGAAAGCGCTTATAGGCTTAtgtcacacacatgcacacacactaacAAAACAACAACTGCAGTTAAAACTGTTGGGTCTTTGCATTAAATTTCCTAGCTATAAAAGTTTCCAGAAATAATGGAGAGGCGCTTAAGAGCCATTTGGCACCTATGATAGCATACTTCATAATGTTCTTACTGGAAGATGGGCTAGGATTTTGTATCCAGAAATATCCTCATACCTGAATTATTAGCCATTCTCTCCTAGTAGACTCTATTAGAAGTCTCTTTTGGTATCCGGGCTTCTTTTTTCGTTTCCTATAATGGAatagtttccttaattcctctctCCCCTACTCCACATACATATGGGACTTTGATTCATCTTGTGTTCTAATTCTGTTTGTGAACTTTTCCAGGGCTACTGAAATAACAAGGTCTTGTCCTCCTTTTCTCCATCTTACACTTTGGTACTTCTTTCTACTCCTTCCTATAGATATCTACCATGTGACTTTTAACCAACTCACTGTGAGTAGATTGCCCTAATGAATCCTATGACAAACAATATTCTAGAATACATGATTTCAAGCATCCTAATCTAGGCATAGTAGGTAAGGCTAGACAAAATACCCATATAAAAGATATGGGAGGCCCTCAGCAAAATGTGATGAATGACTTTGGAAAAAAACATGAATGGAATGGAAGTAGGGACTAAGAGCTAAAAGGGAATCACTGAGGGACAGACAAGATGAGGTGACATCACAAATTGGAATATCAAGTAGTTCACTGGGTGAGAAAGTCCATAGAATAACAGCTGCAAAAAAACACAGATGATGTCATAAGGGAGGCTATATGTAAGACAGACATTGCAGTTCTATTCAGGACTCTTTCAATGAGTGCTAGTGTCattactcatttttaattttttgcttaagACATTTAGTCAtcaagaaagagccaaaaaggaatgATATACCTAGCCTAGTTGTTGTGTGGATATAGCCAGCCAtaatattcttattcttatttttcagtgGTCTAGGCTTTCTGCACCGGTGCCAGAGTAGGTACAAGGAATTTGTTAGTATCAGACCCTTTCAGTTGTTATATAAGGATAAATATGAGGGATTGTTAGTTATTTTCTTCCCCTCATTCAGTCTACTATAGACGGTTACAGATATAAAATCACTTGTtaccccaaaggaaaaaaaaaaagactaattgcTTTTTCCCCTATAAGATTTAGTATTATTATATTGTATGTGATTGAGAAAAAACACTAAGAATCAGAAAAACTAGTGCCAAATGAGATATGGATTACAAATATGGTGAATTAAATCAACCACTCAGACTCTAAATGACTATTTTAATGCCAGTTAGTGTTTGATGTCCAGGGAGGCAGAAATAAGTAAAGAACAGTGTCTGGGTTCAAAACTGTCTCAACCTGGTGGAATGAATAATGTGAGAAGCCAAGAAAAAATATCAACAGAGGGTTATTATTACTTTGGGAAATAAGGGAAGACTAACCAGACAGGAAAACAGAAGGCTAgtgagttttttgtttcattcttcttCTCAATTTGATAAACACAGATATTAAGAGTGAATTCCTTCTCTGTGATAACCATCCTGGAATCTCTGCAGTAATCACTCAGTCTGCTGACTCTCTTTCAACTGCGCTTTACATATGTTTTTATAGCACTGATATTCTATTGCTTGATCACATTTCTTCCTCTAAAATGCTAGCTCTCTGGAAGCGTAAaacatatgtgtttatatttcctCCAGAGACAAGCACAGTGATAAAAACTCAGACAAACTAACTTATGTTAGATatattgatggatggatggatggatggatagataataGAGATAGATAAGGACTAGATGACAGAAATACAGATTGAGACTCAAAGTTTTGAGGGAAAATTGTTTCCCTAGACACAGGAAACACAAGGAGAATAATGATCCTCTCATTGATTGGTAGAAGAAGGAAGGTAggttaagagaaaaggaaaagaattaaggTATTTTGTATGTCACCATTTGTTAGCCACTTTAcatgtaattttatataatacCAGGAAAATTGATATAGATGTTTATTCTcctattttaaagaaaggaagtgaACCTGACAAGGTAAAATTGTGCATTAAAGGTAAAATAGTTATAAACAgattcaaaattcaaaaccaagTTTACTAACCTCAAAGTCCATTAAACCATAGACCATTAGAGAAGCTAGGTTTATGAGAGAAGTTGAAGAGTTGAGCAGTACGATATCttcctttaaaatgaaagaatggtTTATATTCTGTTGTATACCTATATAACTTAgaggaggtgtagagatgagaaATAAGTAGATGACAGAACAATACCttatggtttatttaaaaaagaatatttgtggAGTCAATCcatatgtgtttaaaaatgtgtgtgaatGTCCACATATGTTTGTATTGTGTATATCTCTATGTGCTGGTGGATACAGAGAGGAGTTTTAGACTGGAAGAGTAATCAAGAGATAAGATGACCATAAATCAGACATCAGTTATCTTCTGTTCTTTGAACTGTATTTCATAAAGGACAAAAAGATGATATGGGATGATGTGAGGGGTTAGGAGGAAAGGGGAATTGTTTTGACTCATTTTGCTGCTGGAGTAAATGTTTCCTATGGAATATAGATATGTAGGCAGGAGAAGGAGCAGAAGGCTTTCTCTCCAGGCCCAGTAAGCCAATATACACTTGAAATAGTTATAGGACAAAATTTAGTGCCTAGGTTTGTCAAGATTTTCTCTGTACTGCTCACTAACCAGAAGAATAGGCTAGTGATTTACAGCACCAGTACTCCATCTGACTGGCCAGGCAGAAGGTAACATCTATCAGTTCACATACAGAAAGCTAGATTGAATGATATGGGTAAGATCCACCCAACTCAATAATGTAGTGATCCAAAGGTCAGCATCCCTGCTTACTGGCATCAGTAAGGTATAGACCCCTTTTCTTCATTTACCAATCCCCACCTTCTACTCATTTCTCAACAGAAATCTGTTCTTTCCATGATCTGAAACCTGCTGTGACAGCTCCAGGCCATATTAACCTGAAACTTTCCATCCACTTCTAAATCTCTGCACCACTTTATGGTTGGATATTTCATTTGACTCAATAATAAGGCATGGTTGGTATTGGTAATTTACATATGCAAGCACCAGCTCCTTTTTCTTCCTGGACTGTGAGTTTCTTAAAGGTTTGGGCATGCTTGATTTTCTTCTCTCAATGCTAGCTATCTAAAGGAGGATCTGGAATAACAGAAATCTTTAATTAATGTTCACTGATTTCTGAATGATCTTGGCCACAGGCAGAGAGTTCTGAGttctatctctttttctcttccttcttcccattcCCTAATGTCCTGCATCTCCGTCTCAGTTTCTTCCAGACTCCATCACACCCCTCTATTTCTTCATCCCACCTTATTTGTAACTTCCATCATTTCATtgctcttctcctttccctccttctcctagCATTTCTCACTTTTTAACCCCTAGCCCCTTCTGTTCTTCCCATTTACGCATTCTTCTTACCTGCTCATGTCAGCAGGAAATACCACCAACTTCTCTTCAATCCCCCCACAGAGCAGGGACTAAGCCAGCTCCCAAGAGTGGGGACTTTATAAGAAGCTTAGTAGAGTCACCAGGCAACAGAGCGCTGTCTTCATTAGTGAGTGTGTTGGTTGGATCAAGAGTTATGGGACCCATAAGAGCATGTTCCTCTACGACAGCTCAGACACATCTCCCTGACACAGCTTCAAACCCTGCTCCCAGGCCCAAGCAAACCCCATACATCAGGGGCTGTGAGCAAAGCCCTGGCCCTGGGGGCTGACAGTAATAGGTATCTTCAAAAACTGCCTGCCTGGGTCAGATAGCTACAACCATTCCTCTTCACCCCGCCTTAGGCTACAGATTCTCAGCGGGGGAGCTCCCTGATGTCAGAGCAGGATCAAGAGAGCGCAGAAAGAGTCATCCCTTTGTTCTCAGCTCCAATATGCACTCTTTCTAACAAATCTCTTTGTCCCTCTTGCCATTCCCATGTTCCTCCTCTTACCCAGGAAACTTCCCTAAGAAGCCATCTTATTAACTGAGTCACATCTGCAGCCCACCTACCCTTCTAAGCATAATTAAACTAGCATTTGATGAACCCATAATACTTGCCAAAAATCACACTACAACCTTGAAACACattgttgtatttatttattatcatgcTTGCAGGTTAAGTATTATTCTCCATTAtatcatagatgaggaaattgaaactcaaAAGAGGTTTTGAATAACTGTAAAAGTTAGCAAGTTACAGAGCTGGTATTCAAGCCCATGTCTATCTTACTTTAAAGATCTTAATATGCTATACCACTTTCTATGGTCAACTGCTTCCACTCATATCTTCAGAAAATGTGATGGTAATACATGGTTCTCAATCTATCCATTCCATAAATTGTTTAATTCTCAACTACACCCTTACATCTGGTTTTAGCATCATTTTGACCAGAATTCATCTCTCCACAGTAGGCAGTAAATTAATAATTCTTACCCTATCTAATAATCCCTGACTTTTTATCCtcctgaaatatttttccatccaTATTTCATTATATCTTTATCAGACACGCTGAGCGAAGATGTAGATACCTATCCCAGTGAGAATATAGGGAGATTGTTACACCACAAACTTCTACAGCAAGTAATGTTTAGATTTGTATGTAAATACCATCCTTTTCCATTGGCTCTTCTCAGAAAAAATGAGTGACTCTGAAAATTTCAAATGAGACTTACTAATATTAAATGATATGGAGAAGTTAGGAAGCATGAAATCAATCTTGATAAAATACagtt
The genomic region above belongs to Hippopotamus amphibius kiboko isolate mHipAmp2 chromosome 9, mHipAmp2.hap2, whole genome shotgun sequence and contains:
- the LOC130859916 gene encoding olfactory receptor 51T1, coding for MVIFNNTTSSPSTFLLTAFPGLELVHVWMSIPVCCLYIIALLGNSMILLVIIVERRLHKPMYYFLSMLSAADLCLTISTLPTVLGVLWFHAREISFKACLIQMFFVHGFSFLESSVLAAMAFDRFMAICNPLKYATVLKDKRILVIGLFICIRQVIFIFPIVLALKSVSFQGGKELSHPFCYHPDIIRYTYSNPWINSFWGMFLQLYMTGTDLLFILFSYVLIIRTVLSIVAPKKQQKALNTCVCHICAVTVFYVPMISLSFTHRLLSTTSKVICSVLANIYLLLPPVLNPIIYSLKTKTIRQAMLQLLHPKGSRGHNVRGLRGSWE